The proteins below are encoded in one region of Buttiauxella gaviniae:
- a CDS encoding GNAT family N-acetyltransferase encodes MSELETLTRLQIRDASHDDIPAITAIYEWHVLHGRGSFEETPPTRTQMSERLEGVQTQNLPWLVAMYDDIVVGYSYATAYRPRPGYRYTLEDSVYIDASMTGKGVGRELLSELINRCEQGPWRQMVAIIGDGENNIGSCRLHKQLGFEVAGQLRSVGFKLGGWRDTIIMQRPLNDGDRTLP; translated from the coding sequence ATGTCAGAGCTCGAAACATTAACGCGGTTACAGATTCGTGATGCTTCGCACGATGATATTCCAGCGATTACCGCGATTTACGAGTGGCACGTTCTGCATGGCCGTGGCTCATTTGAGGAAACGCCCCCGACACGCACGCAAATGTCTGAGCGCTTAGAGGGGGTGCAGACGCAAAATCTTCCCTGGCTGGTTGCGATGTATGACGACATTGTTGTGGGATATAGCTACGCAACCGCCTATCGTCCTCGCCCCGGTTACCGTTATACGCTTGAAGATTCTGTTTATATCGACGCGAGCATGACGGGAAAAGGCGTTGGGCGGGAATTATTGAGCGAGCTTATCAACCGATGTGAACAAGGGCCGTGGCGACAAATGGTGGCGATCATTGGTGACGGGGAAAACAATATCGGTTCGTGCCGCTTACACAAACAGCTCGGTTTTGAAGTGGCCGGGCAGTTACGTAGCGTAGGATTTAAGCTGGGCGGATGGCGAGATACGATAATTATGCAGCGCCCGCTCAACGATGGAGACAGGACACTGCCTTAA
- a CDS encoding SDR family oxidoreductase — MSAANKVAIVTASDSGIGKKCALILAEQGYDIGITWHSDEQGAEETAREVRTLGRRAESVQLDLAHLPDGAAGIDELISRFGRVDALVNNAGAMSKHPFLDVTLEEWRELFTVDVDGAFLCSQKVARAMVSQGQGGRIVNITSVHEHTPLPEACAYTAAKHALGGLTKSMAMELVHHKILVNAVAPGAVATPMNNMNEGDGAKSKIPEIPLGRAGETEEIASLVAWLCSDSASYTTGQSFIVDGGFMFANPHFKPKG, encoded by the coding sequence ATGAGTGCGGCGAACAAAGTAGCGATCGTAACGGCATCGGATTCAGGTATTGGTAAAAAATGTGCGCTGATTCTGGCTGAACAGGGTTATGACATCGGCATTACCTGGCATTCCGACGAGCAGGGGGCCGAAGAAACCGCGCGAGAGGTCAGAACCCTGGGGCGGCGCGCCGAAAGTGTTCAACTCGACCTGGCCCATCTCCCTGACGGTGCGGCGGGTATTGATGAGTTGATTAGCCGCTTCGGGCGCGTAGATGCGCTGGTCAATAACGCCGGGGCGATGAGCAAACATCCTTTCCTTGATGTGACGCTCGAAGAGTGGCGTGAGCTTTTTACCGTGGACGTAGATGGCGCGTTTTTATGCTCGCAAAAAGTGGCGCGAGCGATGGTTTCCCAGGGGCAGGGCGGGCGCATTGTCAATATTACGTCCGTTCACGAGCATACCCCGCTGCCGGAAGCCTGCGCCTATACCGCGGCAAAACACGCGTTAGGAGGCCTGACTAAATCGATGGCGATGGAACTGGTGCATCACAAAATTCTGGTGAATGCCGTAGCGCCCGGCGCTGTCGCAACCCCAATGAACAACATGAATGAAGGCGACGGTGCGAAAAGCAAAATCCCTGAAATCCCGTTAGGGCGAGCCGGGGAGACAGAAGAAATTGCCAGCCTGGTCGCCTGGCTGTGTTCAGACAGCGCGAGCTACACCACCGGGCAGTCGTTTATCGTTGACGGCGGCTTTATGTTTGCTAACCCGCATTTCAAACCCAAAGGTTAA
- the osmF gene encoding glycine betaine ABC transporter substrate-binding protein OsmF — MNVSARWGMAGLVLLAAGAQAAEPVKVGSKIDTEGSLLGNIILQVLDSHGVKTVNKVQLGTTPVVRGAITAGELDIYPEYTGNGAFFFKDENDPAWKNAQQGYEKVKKLDAEKNHLVWLTPAPANNTWTIAVRKDLAEKNKLTSLDDLSAYLKKGGEFKLAASAEFIERSDALPAFEKAYGFKLEQPQLLSLAGGDTAVTIKAAAQQTSGVNAAMAYGTDGPVAALGLQTLTDPKGVQPIYAPTPVVRESVLKAYPEIGDWLKPVFASLDAKTLQQLNASIAVEGLDAKKVAADYLKQKGFVK; from the coding sequence ATGAACGTATCAGCGCGTTGGGGTATGGCAGGTTTAGTCTTGTTGGCCGCAGGGGCTCAGGCCGCAGAACCGGTGAAAGTCGGCTCTAAAATTGATACTGAAGGGTCACTGCTCGGGAATATTATTTTGCAGGTGCTCGATAGTCACGGCGTTAAAACGGTCAATAAAGTGCAGCTCGGCACAACGCCTGTGGTGCGTGGGGCGATAACGGCAGGCGAACTGGATATTTATCCGGAATATACCGGTAACGGGGCGTTTTTCTTCAAAGATGAAAACGATCCGGCCTGGAAAAATGCGCAGCAGGGTTATGAGAAAGTTAAAAAGCTCGACGCTGAAAAAAATCACCTGGTCTGGCTCACGCCTGCACCGGCCAATAACACCTGGACCATTGCGGTTCGCAAAGATCTGGCTGAAAAAAACAAACTCACCTCGCTTGACGATCTCAGTGCCTATTTGAAAAAGGGCGGTGAATTTAAACTGGCGGCTTCCGCTGAGTTTATCGAACGCTCTGACGCGCTTCCTGCTTTTGAAAAAGCCTACGGTTTTAAACTTGAACAGCCGCAGTTGCTGTCCCTTGCGGGCGGGGATACTGCCGTAACCATTAAAGCTGCCGCGCAGCAAACTTCCGGCGTTAATGCGGCGATGGCCTACGGCACCGATGGCCCGGTTGCGGCGCTTGGCCTGCAAACTTTGACCGATCCGAAAGGTGTGCAGCCGATTTACGCCCCAACGCCTGTGGTACGTGAAAGCGTGCTGAAGGCTTATCCTGAAATAGGGGACTGGTTAAAACCGGTGTTTGCCTCTCTGGATGCGAAAACCCTGCAACAGCTTAACGCAAGCATTGCGGTCGAGGGGCTGGATGCCAAAAAAGTGGCGGCTGACTACCTGAAACAGAAAGGTTTTGTGAAGTAA
- the dld gene encoding D-lactate dehydrogenase, protein MTHSTETQKQTFITELNRLIGHQHVLTDAAKTARYRKGFRSGQGDALAVVFPGTLLELWRVLSLCVREDKIILMQAANTGLTEGSTPNGNDYDREIVIISTLRLDKLQLLDGGKQVLAFPGSTLYQLEKALKPLGREPHSVIGSSCIGASVIGGICNNSGGSLVKRGPAYTEMALYARIDEQGKLTLVNHLGIDLGITPEQILGKLDDERVKPENVLHDQRQASDKDYAERVRDVDADTPSRFNADPSRLFEASGCAGKLAVFAVRLDTFVAEKQNEVFYIGTNKPEVLTEIRRHILANFENLPVAGEYMHRDIYDIAEVYGKDTFMMIDKLGTDKMPLFFTLKGRTDAWFEKVPFVKPHFTDRVLQRLSGWCPSHLPPRMKEWRGKYEHHLLLKMSGAGIAEARTWLENYFQQAEGDFFVCTPGEGAKAFLHRFAAAGAAVRYHAVHANEVEDILALDIALRRNDQQWFEQLPPEISSQISHSLYYGHFMCHVFHQDYIVKKGVDVYALKEQMLELLRSRGAQYPAEHNVGHLYEAPESLKRFYKENDPTNSMNPGIGKTTKHKWWEEPDCSHTHHHDPH, encoded by the coding sequence ATGACTCATTCTACCGAAACGCAAAAACAGACATTTATCACCGAACTTAATCGCCTGATTGGCCACCAGCATGTTTTAACCGATGCCGCGAAAACCGCGCGTTACCGCAAAGGTTTCCGTTCGGGGCAAGGCGATGCGCTGGCGGTGGTATTCCCCGGTACACTTCTGGAGTTATGGCGCGTACTCAGTCTTTGCGTGCGCGAGGACAAAATCATCCTGATGCAGGCGGCAAACACCGGCCTGACCGAAGGTTCCACGCCAAACGGCAACGATTACGATCGTGAAATCGTCATTATCAGCACGCTGCGGCTGGATAAATTGCAACTGCTGGATGGCGGTAAGCAGGTGCTGGCATTCCCTGGCAGCACGCTGTATCAACTGGAAAAAGCGTTGAAGCCGCTCGGGCGTGAACCGCATTCGGTGATTGGTTCGTCCTGCATTGGCGCATCGGTCATTGGCGGGATTTGTAATAACTCCGGGGGTTCGCTGGTTAAACGCGGCCCGGCGTATACCGAAATGGCGCTGTATGCGCGCATTGATGAACAAGGCAAATTAACCCTGGTCAATCACCTGGGCATCGACCTCGGTATCACCCCCGAGCAGATTCTTGGCAAGCTCGATGATGAACGTGTGAAGCCAGAAAATGTGCTGCACGACCAACGCCAGGCTTCCGATAAAGATTACGCCGAACGCGTTCGCGATGTGGATGCTGACACGCCGTCGCGGTTTAACGCCGACCCAAGCCGCCTGTTCGAAGCCTCAGGCTGCGCCGGGAAACTGGCGGTATTTGCGGTACGTCTCGATACTTTCGTGGCAGAAAAACAGAACGAAGTGTTTTACATCGGCACCAATAAACCCGAAGTGCTGACCGAGATCCGCCGCCATATTCTGGCTAATTTTGAAAACCTGCCGGTGGCGGGCGAGTACATGCACCGGGATATTTACGACATTGCCGAAGTGTATGGCAAAGACACTTTCATGATGATCGACAAACTCGGCACCGACAAAATGCCGCTGTTCTTCACGTTGAAGGGCCGCACTGACGCATGGTTTGAGAAAGTCCCGTTTGTGAAACCTCACTTTACCGACCGCGTTTTGCAACGTTTGAGCGGCTGGTGCCCAAGCCATTTGCCTCCGCGCATGAAAGAGTGGCGCGGGAAATACGAGCATCACCTCTTATTGAAGATGTCCGGCGCAGGAATTGCCGAAGCACGTACCTGGCTTGAGAACTATTTCCAGCAGGCCGAAGGTGACTTTTTCGTCTGTACGCCAGGTGAAGGGGCGAAAGCGTTTTTACACCGTTTTGCCGCCGCCGGCGCTGCGGTGCGCTATCACGCGGTTCATGCCAATGAAGTGGAAGATATTCTGGCGCTCGATATTGCCCTGCGTCGTAACGATCAGCAGTGGTTTGAGCAATTACCGCCGGAAATCAGTAGCCAGATAAGCCACAGCCTCTATTACGGCCACTTTATGTGCCATGTTTTCCACCAGGATTACATCGTCAAAAAAGGGGTTGATGTGTATGCCTTAAAAGAACAGATGCTCGAATTGCTCCGCTCCCGAGGCGCGCAGTACCCGGCTGAACACAACGTCGGGCATTTGTATGAAGCCCCTGAAAGTTTAAAAAGGTTTTATAAGGAAAACGATCCGACAAACAGCATGAATCCAGGGATTGGTAAAACCACTAAGCATAAATGGTGGGAGGAACCAGACTGTAGCCATACGCATCACCACGATCCTCATTGA
- a CDS encoding Yip1 family protein → MSHVWGLFSHPNREMQEIKRENETVSHHYTHHVLIMAAIPVICAFIGTTQIGWNFGDGTFVQLSMFTGFYLGVLFYALMLAGVAVMGRVIWWMARSYPHRPSLARCMVFAGYVATPLFLSGIVALYPLVWLCVLVGAAALIYTGYLLYVGVPEFLGINKEEGMSFSSSTLAIGVLVLEVLLALSVILWGYGYRLF, encoded by the coding sequence ATGAGTCATGTCTGGGGGCTTTTTTCCCATCCAAATCGTGAAATGCAGGAAATAAAACGCGAGAACGAAACGGTATCCCATCACTACACCCACCATGTATTAATCATGGCGGCCATCCCGGTGATTTGTGCGTTTATTGGCACAACCCAAATTGGCTGGAATTTTGGCGATGGCACGTTCGTTCAATTGTCGATGTTTACCGGATTCTATTTAGGCGTACTGTTTTATGCACTGATGTTGGCAGGCGTTGCCGTGATGGGCCGCGTTATCTGGTGGATGGCGCGCAGCTATCCGCATCGCCCATCGCTTGCACGTTGTATGGTGTTCGCCGGCTACGTGGCGACGCCGCTGTTTTTAAGCGGCATTGTGGCGCTTTATCCACTGGTGTGGCTGTGTGTTCTGGTAGGCGCGGCGGCGCTTATCTATACCGGATACTTATTGTATGTGGGCGTTCCTGAGTTTCTTGGCATCAATAAAGAAGAGGGGATGAGCTTCTCCAGCTCAACGCTCGCCATTGGCGTGCTGGTACTTGAAGTGCTGTTAGCCCTGAGTGTTATTCTCTGGGGTTATGGATACCGGCTGTTTTGA
- the pbpG gene encoding D-alanyl-D-alanine endopeptidase — MPTKIRLSLLSLALMIAVPFASQAANKTTAHSTVQHASAGQEIASGSAMIVDLQTNKVLYSSHPDLVRPIASITKLMTAMVVLDAKLPMDEMLSVDISQTPEMKGIYSRVRLNSKINRKDMMLLALMSSENRAAASLAHHYPGGYNAFIRAMNAKAKSLGMTHTRYVEPTGLSIHNVSTARDLSRLLIASKQYPLLGQLSTTKEDMATFANPPYTLPFRNTNHLVYNSKWNIQLTKTGFTNNAGHCLVMRTVINNRPVALVVLDAFGKYTHFADANRLRNWMETGKVTPVPAPALTYKKQKAAQMASNNTQGNALDD, encoded by the coding sequence ATGCCGACAAAAATCCGTCTATCGTTGCTCAGCCTCGCGCTGATGATTGCCGTACCATTCGCTTCCCAGGCCGCGAATAAAACCACCGCGCACTCCACGGTACAACATGCCAGCGCCGGGCAAGAAATCGCCTCCGGCAGCGCCATGATCGTCGATCTGCAAACCAATAAAGTTTTATATTCCAGCCATCCGGACTTAGTGCGTCCTATTGCCTCAATAACAAAATTGATGACGGCGATGGTCGTTCTTGATGCGAAGTTACCGATGGATGAAATGCTGAGCGTCGACATCAGCCAGACGCCGGAAATGAAAGGGATTTATTCCCGCGTACGCCTTAACAGCAAAATCAATCGTAAAGATATGATGTTGCTGGCGTTAATGTCTTCTGAGAACCGTGCAGCAGCGAGCCTCGCGCACCATTACCCTGGCGGTTATAACGCGTTTATTCGTGCCATGAATGCGAAAGCAAAATCTCTGGGTATGACCCACACGCGTTATGTTGAGCCGACGGGGCTGTCGATTCACAACGTTTCCACGGCGCGTGATTTGTCCCGACTGCTGATAGCGTCAAAACAGTACCCGCTGCTTGGCCAGTTGAGCACCACCAAAGAAGATATGGCGACTTTCGCTAATCCTCCTTATACGCTGCCGTTCCGTAATACCAACCATCTGGTTTACAACAGCAAATGGAATATTCAACTGACTAAAACTGGTTTTACCAATAATGCCGGTCACTGCCTGGTGATGCGCACGGTGATTAACAATCGTCCGGTAGCACTTGTGGTGTTGGATGCGTTTGGGAAATACACTCACTTTGCGGATGCGAACCGTCTACGTAATTGGATGGAAACCGGCAAAGTGACGCCAGTTCCTGCGCCTGCCTTGACCTATAAAAAGCAAAAAGCGGCCCAGATGGCGAGCAACAATACACAAGGTAATGCTCTCGACGATTAA
- the mdtQ gene encoding multidrug resistance outer membrane protein MdtQ, with amino-acid sequence MIPSRFLLAPVTAAIMLTLSACAPMHHDDAPLAQKTLPQRLETQLPPELAHGWPGSDWWRSYHDSQIDQLVAHALKDSPDLAIVQQRIKLAQAQTRMQEANDGPQMDFSANVERQKMSAEGVMGPFALTDPAAGTTGPYYTNGNFGLTAGWDLDLWGKNRAQVEARVGVIRAKQAELAQVQQMISANVVRLYWDVQTLLALKEVKQQTLAAQKKIVNVEALLYENGINSSVDDVEINIDYVKTQQQLDDIDGRINIAKAQLAAMTGNARAASNIKRAPLAQVHSRVPDQMGYGLLARRPDLQEAHWYIESSLSQVDAAKAAFYPDVNLSAFLQNDALHLSDLFRGSAQQMGIVAGLTLPVFDSGRLNANLDIVRAESNLSIASYNKAVVDAVNDVEKAASQLNAVAAENQHQLTVLKGTQKLKALAQARFNAGLISGARLSAATLPDLSEQAKAIQLHGKWLNADVQLISALGGGYQAGKA; translated from the coding sequence ATGATTCCCTCTCGCTTCCTGCTTGCGCCGGTTACCGCCGCAATAATGCTCACTTTATCCGCCTGCGCGCCAATGCATCATGATGATGCGCCTCTCGCGCAAAAAACGCTGCCACAACGGCTTGAAACTCAACTTCCTCCTGAACTGGCTCACGGTTGGCCGGGCAGTGACTGGTGGCGCAGCTATCACGACAGCCAGATAGACCAGCTTGTGGCACACGCGCTTAAAGACTCGCCTGATCTCGCTATCGTGCAGCAGCGCATTAAACTCGCGCAGGCGCAAACTCGGATGCAGGAGGCCAATGATGGCCCGCAGATGGATTTTTCCGCAAACGTAGAGCGCCAGAAAATGTCTGCGGAAGGGGTGATGGGGCCGTTTGCGTTGACCGATCCGGCAGCGGGCACCACGGGGCCGTACTACACCAACGGTAATTTTGGTCTGACAGCCGGTTGGGATTTAGATCTGTGGGGCAAAAATCGCGCACAAGTAGAAGCGAGAGTGGGCGTCATACGGGCGAAACAGGCAGAGCTGGCGCAGGTGCAGCAGATGATTTCTGCCAATGTGGTGCGCCTGTACTGGGATGTGCAAACGTTGCTGGCGTTAAAAGAGGTGAAACAGCAAACGCTGGCGGCGCAAAAGAAGATTGTTAATGTTGAAGCCCTGCTTTATGAAAACGGCATTAATTCCTCGGTCGATGATGTAGAAATCAATATTGATTATGTGAAAACCCAGCAGCAGTTGGATGACATCGACGGGCGGATCAACATCGCCAAAGCGCAGCTCGCGGCAATGACCGGCAACGCTCGTGCCGCCTCCAACATTAAACGTGCCCCGCTTGCACAAGTGCATAGCCGGGTACCAGACCAAATGGGTTATGGGCTGCTCGCTCGTCGCCCGGATCTCCAGGAAGCGCACTGGTACATCGAATCATCCCTAAGTCAGGTTGATGCGGCAAAAGCGGCGTTTTATCCGGACGTTAACCTCAGCGCATTTTTGCAAAATGACGCCCTGCATCTGAGCGATCTGTTTCGTGGCTCAGCCCAGCAAATGGGCATTGTCGCGGGCCTTACGCTGCCTGTTTTCGACAGTGGCCGCCTGAATGCGAATCTCGATATCGTGCGCGCAGAAAGTAATTTATCGATTGCCAGCTATAACAAAGCGGTGGTGGACGCGGTGAATGATGTGGAAAAAGCTGCCAGCCAGTTGAATGCCGTTGCGGCAGAAAACCAGCACCAACTCACCGTTTTAAAAGGTACGCAAAAACTCAAAGCGCTGGCGCAGGCTCGTTTCAATGCGGGCCTGATTTCAGGGGCGCGCCTGAGTGCTGCGACGCTTCCGGATTTATCAGAGCAGGCGAAAGCGATTCAACTTCACGGCAAGTGGCTTAATGCAGACGTGCAGTTGATCTCTGCCTTGGGTGGCGGCTATCAGGCAGGAAAAGCGTAG
- a CDS encoding DedA family protein produces MDINNLIEHYGYGALLLGSMAEGETVTLLGGVAAHQGLLKYPLVILSVALGGMIGDQLLYLIGRRYGEAILERFKKHRKKIIKAQKLIQRHPYWFVIGSRFMYGFRIIGPILIGASRLPPKIFLPLNILGAVIWASLFTTLGYVGGEVVGPWLHNLDQHIKHWIWLVGVVALVWLVRYWFRHRESKQQD; encoded by the coding sequence GTGGATATTAATAATCTGATTGAGCATTACGGCTATGGCGCACTGCTGCTTGGCAGCATGGCCGAAGGGGAGACGGTGACGCTGCTGGGAGGCGTTGCCGCGCACCAGGGGCTGCTGAAATATCCGTTGGTGATTCTTTCTGTGGCACTGGGCGGGATGATTGGCGATCAGCTTCTCTATCTGATTGGCCGACGCTACGGGGAAGCCATTCTTGAGCGTTTTAAAAAGCACCGTAAGAAAATCATCAAAGCACAAAAACTGATTCAGCGTCATCCGTATTGGTTTGTGATCGGCTCACGTTTTATGTACGGCTTTCGTATTATCGGGCCTATTTTGATCGGTGCCAGTCGCCTGCCCCCCAAAATCTTTCTGCCGCTAAATATCCTTGGCGCAGTGATTTGGGCCTCACTCTTTACCACCCTGGGTTACGTTGGCGGCGAAGTCGTTGGCCCATGGTTACATAACCTGGACCAACATATTAAGCACTGGATTTGGCTGGTGGGCGTGGTTGCCCTGGTGTGGCTGGTGCGTTATTGGTTCAGGCACCGGGAAAGCAAGCAGCAGGATTAA
- the bglX gene encoding beta-glucosidase BglX, translated as MKWLCSVSIAVSLALQPALASEMFGPHPLTPEARDAFVTDLLKKMTTDEKIGQLRLISVGPDNPKEAIREMIKDGQVGAIFNTVTRHDIRTMQDQVMDLSRLKIPLFFAYDVVHGQRTVFPISLGLASSFNLDAVKTVGRVSAYEAADDGLNMTWAPMVDVSRDPRWGRVSEGFGEDTYLTSIMGRTMVEAMQGKSPADRYSVMTSVKHFAAYGAVEGGKEYNTVDMSPQRLFNDYMPPYKAALDAGSGGVMVALNSLNGTPASSDSWLLKDLLRDEWKFKGITISDHGAIKELIKHGVASDPKDAVRVALNSGINMSMSDEYYSKYLPELVKSGAVPMAELDDAARHVLNVKYDMGLFNDPYSHLGPKESDPQDTNAESRLHRKEAREVARESMVLLKNRLQTLPLKKSGTIAVVGPLADSKRDMMGSWSAAGVADQTITVLQGIKGAVGDNAKIVVAKGANVTDEKGIVDFLNQYEPAVSVDPRTPQEMIDEAVNTAKSADVVVAVVGEAQGMAHEASSRTDLVLPQSQRDLITALKATGKPLVLVLMNGRPLALVKENQQADALLEAWYSGTEGGNAVADILFGDYNPSGKLPMSFPRSVGQIPTYYSHLNTGRPYNPEKPNKYTSRYFDEANGPLFPFGYGLSYTTFSVSDVKMSAPTMKADGKVEASVDVKNTGDREGETVVQMYVQDVTASMSRPVKELKGFKKVTLKPGETQTVNFPIDVDALKFWNAQMKHVAEPGKFNVFIGLDSARVKQGEFELK; from the coding sequence ATGAAATGGCTCTGTTCTGTAAGTATCGCTGTTAGCCTTGCGCTGCAACCCGCGCTGGCTAGCGAAATGTTTGGCCCACATCCGTTAACCCCGGAAGCGCGAGACGCCTTCGTTACGGATTTGCTGAAAAAAATGACCACTGACGAGAAAATCGGCCAGTTGCGGTTAATCAGCGTCGGGCCGGATAACCCGAAAGAAGCCATTCGCGAGATGATCAAAGACGGCCAGGTCGGGGCGATTTTTAACACGGTTACCCGCCACGACATCCGTACCATGCAAGACCAGGTGATGGATCTTAGCCGCCTGAAAATCCCATTATTCTTTGCCTACGACGTGGTGCATGGTCAACGCACCGTCTTCCCAATCAGCCTTGGCCTGGCGTCATCCTTTAATCTGGACGCGGTGAAAACCGTGGGCCGCGTTTCCGCCTATGAAGCCGCCGATGATGGCCTGAACATGACCTGGGCGCCGATGGTCGACGTTTCTCGCGATCCGCGCTGGGGCCGTGTCTCCGAAGGTTTTGGGGAAGATACTTACCTGACCTCCATCATGGGCCGCACCATGGTGGAAGCCATGCAGGGCAAAAGCCCGGCTGACCGCTACTCCGTTATGACCAGCGTGAAACACTTCGCGGCTTATGGCGCGGTGGAAGGCGGTAAAGAGTACAACACCGTCGATATGAGCCCGCAGCGCCTGTTCAACGACTACATGCCGCCTTATAAAGCCGCGCTGGACGCGGGCAGCGGCGGCGTGATGGTGGCGCTGAACTCGCTCAACGGCACCCCGGCTTCTTCTGATAGCTGGCTGTTAAAAGATTTACTGCGCGACGAATGGAAATTTAAAGGCATCACCATTTCTGACCACGGCGCTATTAAAGAATTAATCAAGCATGGCGTGGCAAGCGACCCGAAAGACGCGGTGCGCGTTGCGCTTAATTCCGGCATCAACATGAGTATGAGCGATGAGTATTACAGCAAATACCTGCCGGAACTGGTGAAAAGCGGTGCGGTACCGATGGCGGAACTCGATGACGCCGCGCGCCATGTGCTGAATGTGAAATATGATATGGGGCTGTTTAACGACCCTTACAGTCACTTAGGGCCGAAAGAGTCAGACCCGCAGGACACTAACGCCGAAAGCCGCCTGCATCGCAAAGAGGCGCGTGAAGTGGCCCGCGAAAGTATGGTGCTGCTGAAAAACCGCCTGCAAACTTTGCCGCTGAAAAAATCCGGCACCATTGCCGTGGTTGGCCCGCTGGCTGACAGCAAGCGTGACATGATGGGAAGCTGGTCTGCGGCGGGTGTAGCCGACCAAACCATCACGGTGCTTCAGGGCATTAAAGGTGCGGTGGGTGACAACGCTAAAATTGTGGTCGCCAAAGGCGCTAACGTCACTGATGAAAAAGGCATTGTTGATTTCCTCAACCAGTACGAGCCAGCCGTAAGCGTTGACCCGCGTACGCCACAAGAGATGATCGACGAAGCGGTAAACACCGCAAAATCTGCCGATGTCGTGGTCGCCGTGGTCGGTGAAGCACAAGGCATGGCGCATGAAGCCTCCAGCCGCACCGATCTTGTACTGCCGCAAAGCCAGCGCGATTTAATTACCGCGCTTAAAGCGACGGGCAAACCGCTGGTGCTGGTGCTGATGAACGGTCGCCCGCTGGCGCTGGTCAAAGAAAACCAACAGGCCGATGCGCTGCTGGAAGCGTGGTATAGCGGTACCGAAGGCGGTAATGCGGTGGCAGACATTTTGTTCGGCGATTACAACCCGTCAGGCAAATTGCCGATGTCCTTCCCGCGCTCCGTGGGGCAGATTCCGACTTACTACAGCCACCTGAACACTGGCCGTCCGTATAACCCGGAAAAACCTAACAAATATACCTCTCGCTACTTCGATGAAGCTAACGGCCCGCTGTTCCCATTCGGTTACGGCCTGAGCTACACCACCTTTAGCGTGTCGGATGTGAAAATGTCTGCGCCTACGATGAAAGCCGATGGCAAAGTTGAAGCGTCTGTTGACGTGAAAAACACCGGCGATCGCGAAGGTGAAACCGTGGTGCAAATGTACGTGCAGGATGTCACCGCGTCGATGAGTCGCCCGGTCAAAGAGCTGAAAGGCTTTAAGAAAGTGACGCTCAAACCGGGTGAAACCCAGACGGTCAACTTCCCCATTGACGTGGACGCGCTGAAGTTCTGGAATGCGCAGATGAAACACGTTGCCGAACCTGGCAAGTTTAATGTGTTTATCGGTCTGGATTCCGCGCGCGTTAAGCAAGGTGAGTTTGAACTGAAGTAA